One Longimicrobium sp. DNA window includes the following coding sequences:
- a CDS encoding carboxypeptidase-like regulatory domain-containing protein: MRSSRRLALAGLAAALSFAIPAPAQTLVRGRLLDAASDGVIAEGTIVITAQRGQWQTSTRSDSAGNFEFPEVGLGASRLRASRIGYREVLGELALESDSVVSVELRMAAQSVVLQPVTVMSRSGQRMSPAMRGFMERMQTGHGRFITRSEILGRRAGRVTDVLTGIPNLRPSSGRMGTSGHPMSRGSSTSQCQMMFIIDGVRMIHPMPSAPRVRPAEFVIDDYVSPSEIDGIEVYRGEADTPSQFVTPLVRCGTIVIWTRRGKRL; the protein is encoded by the coding sequence AGACCCTCGTCCGCGGGCGCCTGCTGGACGCCGCCAGCGACGGGGTGATCGCCGAGGGCACCATCGTCATCACGGCCCAGCGCGGCCAGTGGCAAACCTCCACCCGCAGCGACAGCGCGGGCAACTTCGAGTTTCCGGAGGTGGGGCTCGGCGCCTCCCGGCTGCGGGCCTCGCGGATCGGCTATCGCGAGGTTTTGGGAGAGCTGGCGCTGGAATCGGACTCGGTGGTGTCGGTGGAACTGCGGATGGCGGCGCAGTCGGTGGTGCTTCAGCCGGTGACGGTGATGTCGCGTTCCGGGCAGCGGATGAGCCCGGCGATGCGCGGGTTCATGGAGCGGATGCAAACGGGGCACGGGCGTTTCATCACGCGGTCGGAGATCCTGGGCCGGCGGGCGGGGCGCGTGACCGACGTGCTCACCGGCATTCCCAACCTTCGCCCGAGCTCCGGGCGGATGGGCACGTCGGGCCACCCGATGTCGCGCGGCAGCAGCACCTCCCAGTGCCAGATGATGTTCATCATCGACGGGGTGCGGATGATCCACCCGATGCCCAGCGCTCCCCGCGTGCGGCCCGCGGAGTTCGTGATCGACGACTACGTCAGCCCCTCGGAGATCGACGGCATCGAGGTATACCGCGGCGAGGCCGACACCCCGTCCCAGTTCGTCACGCCCCTCGTCCGCTGCGGGACCATCGTCATCTGGACGCGGCGCGGAAAACGCTTGTAG